Proteins from a genomic interval of Lacticaseibacillus pabuli:
- a CDS encoding Gfo/Idh/MocA family protein, which translates to MLKLGIIGTNWITQQFVDAATNSGEYQLTAVYSRHAESAQKFADEVGHKAALFTDLDVFFASDTFDTVYIASPNIMHADQTIAAVNAGKNVIVEKPMVAGLNQLDAVLAAQKAHPDVFVFEAARHLYEANFAKVSEYTHSHKISGATLTYMKYSSRYDAFLEGKTPNVFTTKFAGGALMDLGVYLVYAALSWFGVPDKATYVPSKLPNGIDGTGVMHLDYPDFGVNLTAGKTTQSYLPSEIYSGKDTLVIDAPESISSIKLYQPDTKPQESAGKQDKNPMIREAKFFADAINTKDYAARDAKLELAKQVHTVISTARVAAGIVFPSDK; encoded by the coding sequence ATGCTTAAATTAGGAATTATTGGAACGAACTGGATTACGCAGCAATTTGTTGACGCGGCGACGAACAGCGGGGAATACCAGCTTACCGCGGTTTACTCACGCCACGCCGAATCTGCACAGAAGTTTGCGGACGAGGTGGGCCACAAAGCGGCATTGTTTACGGACCTGGATGTGTTCTTTGCCTCTGATACTTTTGACACAGTCTACATTGCAAGTCCCAACATCATGCACGCCGATCAGACCATCGCGGCCGTTAACGCGGGTAAGAATGTCATTGTTGAAAAGCCAATGGTTGCTGGTTTGAACCAGTTGGACGCTGTGCTCGCTGCTCAAAAGGCGCACCCAGATGTGTTTGTTTTTGAAGCTGCGCGGCACTTGTACGAAGCCAACTTTGCCAAGGTCAGCGAGTACACGCACAGCCACAAAATTAGTGGGGCAACCTTAACCTACATGAAGTACTCATCCCGCTATGATGCCTTTCTTGAAGGCAAGACGCCAAACGTCTTCACCACGAAGTTTGCTGGGGGCGCACTGATGGACCTGGGGGTTTACCTGGTATACGCCGCATTGTCCTGGTTCGGTGTGCCTGACAAGGCAACGTATGTCCCCAGCAAGTTGCCAAACGGGATTGATGGCACCGGTGTGATGCACCTGGACTACCCAGATTTCGGGGTGAACCTGACTGCGGGTAAGACAACACAGAGTTACCTGCCGTCTGAAATTTACTCTGGCAAGGATACCTTGGTAATTGATGCACCTGAATCCATCAGTAGCATCAAGCTTTACCAGCCAGACACCAAGCCTCAAGAATCGGCCGGCAAGCAGGACAAGAACCCCATGATCCGGGAAGCGAAGTTCTTTGCCGACGCCATCAACACCAAGGATTATGCCGCACGTGATGCCAAGCTCGAACTGGCTAAACAAGTCCACACGGTAATCAGTACCGCGCGTGTTGCCGCCGGGATTGTCTTCCCAAGCGATAAGTAA
- a CDS encoding YjjG family noncanonical pyrimidine nucleotidase, with amino-acid sequence MRSNLIFDLDNTLLDFSASERAGLTKTFADFGVTDNAQIRAIYEKVNTGLWAQLERGEITREQLLARRFNTFLAAIDRSDLPGAEMEHEYRGLLNSGHQRVPGAKTLLTALHQNGYTILAGTNGNTATQKQRLHDSHLAPLFDGIYISEEIGYDKPAPQFFDAIFAHEHELHKDDTLMIGDGLNSDIRGGVNYGLRTIWVNLHDQINKTGLQPTLEVHSLNELENKLLASA; translated from the coding sequence ATGCGTTCTAACCTAATCTTTGATCTCGACAATACCCTGCTCGATTTTTCCGCCAGTGAACGGGCTGGTCTCACCAAGACCTTCGCTGACTTTGGGGTGACCGACAACGCGCAAATCCGTGCCATTTACGAAAAAGTGAACACTGGTTTATGGGCACAGCTAGAACGCGGCGAAATCACGCGTGAGCAATTGCTAGCACGCCGGTTCAACACTTTCCTCGCTGCCATCGACCGCAGCGACTTGCCCGGTGCAGAAATGGAACACGAATACCGTGGTCTACTGAACAGCGGCCACCAGCGCGTCCCCGGTGCAAAAACACTGCTGACGGCGCTACATCAAAATGGCTACACGATTTTGGCAGGAACTAATGGCAACACGGCAACGCAGAAACAACGCCTACATGATAGCCATCTCGCCCCATTATTCGACGGCATCTACATTTCTGAGGAGATTGGTTACGACAAGCCTGCGCCCCAGTTTTTCGACGCCATCTTTGCCCACGAACACGAACTGCACAAAGACGACACCCTGATGATCGGCGATGGTCTGAACTCTGACATCCGCGGCGGTGTTAACTATGGCCTGCGCACCATCTGGGTCAACTTGCACGACCAGATCAACAAAACTGGACTGCAGCCAACGCTTGAAGTGCACTCCCTGAATGAGTTGGAAAACAAATTACTCGCGAGTGCCTAA
- a CDS encoding PTS lactose/cellobiose transporter subunit IIA: MIPDENPSEVMEIIMNASHSRSASRQAMAEARVGKQAAADKSLAEAKTALQAAQDAHNTLLSQEARGEGPEFSILLVHAENHLANADTMIDIATEFMAMGAELNALQKKLGK; encoded by the coding sequence ATGATTCCAGACGAAAATCCGAGTGAAGTAATGGAAATCATTATGAATGCAAGTCATTCCCGAAGTGCGTCTCGCCAGGCAATGGCAGAGGCGCGCGTTGGCAAACAGGCCGCGGCGGACAAGTCACTTGCTGAGGCAAAAACGGCCCTGCAGGCTGCACAAGACGCACACAATACTTTGCTGAGCCAAGAAGCGCGTGGTGAGGGACCTGAGTTCTCCATTTTGCTGGTCCATGCGGAGAACCATTTGGCGAACGCGGACACGATGATTGACATCGCCACTGAGTTTATGGCGATGGGCGCAGAGTTAAACGCCCTCCAAAAGAAGCTCGGCAAGTAA
- a CDS encoding GNAT family N-acetyltransferase, with the protein MNLAMRTATEDDLPRIVAIYNETISAHTITADTEPVTVAQREEWFHEHTPQQWPLLVGELDGQVVAWVSLSPYNRRPAYAATAEISVYIDSAHRGRHIGSKILEYVNDHVTDYGITAVVALIISANRPSRRLFAKFGYGEWGRLPKVMRFGADYQDLVLMGKRFDE; encoded by the coding sequence ATGAATTTAGCTATGCGCACGGCAACGGAAGATGATTTGCCGCGTATCGTTGCAATTTATAATGAGACCATCAGCGCACATACCATTACGGCGGACACTGAGCCCGTGACGGTGGCCCAACGTGAAGAATGGTTCCACGAGCACACGCCGCAGCAGTGGCCACTACTGGTCGGCGAGCTCGATGGTCAGGTCGTGGCGTGGGTCAGTCTATCGCCATACAACCGGCGCCCAGCGTATGCGGCAACGGCTGAAATTAGCGTGTATATCGATAGCGCGCACCGTGGCCGGCACATTGGGAGCAAGATTTTGGAATACGTGAACGATCACGTGACTGATTACGGCATCACGGCGGTCGTTGCGCTCATTATCTCTGCTAACCGGCCGAGCCGCCGTCTTTTTGCCAAGTTTGGCTATGGCGAATGGGGCCGGCTACCTAAAGTCATGCGTTTTGGCGCCGACTATCAGGATCTTGTGCTAATGGGCAAGCGGTTCGATGAGTAG
- a CDS encoding CHY zinc finger protein, with product MTAIIGIDVDAAGRCRHYHGPTDIAGMWCTQCQAYFACYKCHDALRDHPFAPARKTQLAVICGVCGQRMNFASYHTGHCPQCGHDFNPRCALHQDHYFKN from the coding sequence ATGACGGCGATTATTGGAATCGATGTGGACGCGGCAGGCCGTTGTCGCCATTACCACGGTCCAACAGACATCGCTGGTATGTGGTGCACCCAGTGTCAGGCTTACTTTGCCTGCTACAAATGCCACGATGCGCTGCGTGACCACCCGTTCGCACCGGCGCGTAAAACCCAGCTCGCCGTTATCTGCGGCGTCTGCGGGCAACGCATGAATTTTGCCAGCTATCACACCGGCCACTGCCCGCAGTGTGGCCATGACTTTAACCCACGCTGTGCACTGCACCAGGACCACTATTTCAAAAACTAA
- a CDS encoding GH25 family lysozyme has translation MRRVRPIYSDTFKRRRRRGIIAALVVLIIAVIAGGGFWLTHRTSRPSAKRYPVMGVRLDQSDGFQDFAALHNDGVDFAYLKATEGASYFDDDFVSNYHRAGGSTVALGVYHFFSFASNPETQADYFIKQVADRSGQLPIAVMVSAYTTVPSKQKLNASLSTFLARVEGYYGRTCVIMASRSMLRRLRPAIGSRHVIVQGSSTTSNAQFWEYGSAIQVGDAKYRGMVYTGNKADFTRLVNVNQ, from the coding sequence ATGCGACGCGTGCGGCCGATTTATAGTGACACCTTTAAAAGAAGACGGCGGCGCGGCATCATCGCAGCGCTCGTGGTTCTCATCATTGCGGTGATAGCTGGTGGTGGCTTCTGGTTGACACACCGTACATCCAGGCCGAGCGCCAAGCGCTACCCGGTGATGGGGGTACGGCTGGATCAGAGCGATGGCTTCCAGGATTTCGCCGCGTTGCACAATGACGGTGTGGACTTCGCTTATCTCAAGGCGACTGAGGGAGCGAGTTACTTTGACGATGATTTTGTCAGTAACTACCACCGCGCTGGCGGGAGCACCGTTGCGCTGGGTGTCTACCATTTCTTCAGCTTTGCCAGTAATCCTGAGACCCAGGCCGACTACTTTATCAAACAGGTGGCGGACCGCAGCGGTCAACTACCCATTGCCGTGATGGTGAGTGCCTATACGACGGTGCCCAGTAAGCAGAAATTAAATGCCAGCCTAAGTACCTTCTTGGCGCGTGTTGAAGGCTACTACGGCCGAACCTGCGTGATTATGGCCAGCCGCAGTATGTTGCGGCGCCTGCGCCCGGCCATTGGGAGTAGGCACGTGATTGTCCAGGGGAGTTCGACGACCAGCAATGCGCAGTTTTGGGAGTATGGCTCGGCGATTCAGGTAGGGGATGCCAAGTACCGCGGCATGGTTTACACCGGAAATAAGGCCGACTTCACTCGGCTCGTGAACGTTAATCAATAA
- a CDS encoding dihydrofolate reductase family protein — protein sequence MTGWVGTAPADDGYAGFAKTIDSVVMGYSTYHQVVTALSPETWPYAGMQSFVLTHHKPAPVQNVQFRHEAVTELIRSLRQKAGKAIWILGGASIVTPLVEANMIDEYHLTIMPILLGKGIRLFQDQATRIPLRLVSSSSHQGIIDCVYHRR from the coding sequence TTGACTGGCTGGGTGGGCACTGCGCCGGCAGATGATGGCTATGCTGGCTTTGCTAAGACCATTGATAGTGTTGTCATGGGTTATTCAACTTATCACCAGGTTGTCACGGCACTTTCTCCAGAAACCTGGCCATATGCGGGTATGCAAAGCTTTGTGCTGACACATCACAAGCCAGCGCCTGTTCAGAATGTCCAGTTCCGCCACGAAGCGGTCACTGAACTCATCCGCTCGCTCCGCCAGAAAGCGGGCAAAGCAATTTGGATTTTGGGTGGCGCCAGTATTGTCACACCGCTTGTTGAGGCAAACATGATTGACGAATACCATCTGACCATCATGCCAATTTTGCTGGGCAAAGGGATTCGCCTTTTTCAGGACCAAGCGACCCGAATTCCACTGCGCTTAGTCTCATCGTCAAGTCATCAGGGCATTATCGATTGTGTTTATCATCGGCGCTGA
- a CDS encoding DUF4828 domain-containing protein: MAGRLQRAFNAMTHKLERRKPAPTTNPVNPAQRLADLYRGSFDFVDATTNKKHQLAVSADLAIAIDGKQLPGKIVGITTDALTFLDHFGYELIISCKDGFPVTIYDEAEDQTYTIIYPELNPDKQD; encoded by the coding sequence ATGGCTGGAAGACTGCAACGCGCATTTAACGCAATGACGCACAAGCTTGAAAGAAGAAAACCGGCACCCACAACGAATCCGGTGAACCCTGCGCAGCGCCTGGCTGATCTTTACCGCGGCTCGTTTGATTTTGTCGACGCAACCACGAATAAAAAGCATCAGCTGGCCGTGTCCGCCGACCTTGCAATTGCCATTGACGGTAAACAACTGCCGGGCAAAATTGTCGGCATCACGACCGACGCGCTGACGTTTTTGGATCACTTCGGTTATGAGCTCATTATCTCCTGTAAGGATGGCTTCCCCGTCACGATTTACGACGAGGCGGAAGACCAAACCTACACGATTATTTACCCAGAACTCAATCCCGACAAACAAGATTAA
- a CDS encoding NUDIX domain-containing protein, translated as MADYIQDIRAKVGHMPLILNAAAGIVLNAQNEILIQERTGGGWGLPGGYLEFGESYEEAIIREMKEDSGLDVEIIRDLGLYDDHYYMSYANGDKVMNIAKAFLVRPIGGALSEAAKNETVQLKYFKFSQLPPIIFKQNEDMIMDVKEMLANGELK; from the coding sequence ATGGCAGATTATATCCAGGATATTCGGGCAAAGGTGGGTCACATGCCCCTGATTTTGAACGCAGCGGCTGGCATTGTCCTTAATGCGCAGAACGAAATTCTCATTCAGGAGCGCACTGGCGGTGGTTGGGGCCTGCCTGGTGGCTACCTTGAGTTTGGCGAATCCTATGAAGAGGCCATCATTCGGGAAATGAAGGAAGACTCAGGACTCGACGTCGAGATTATCCGTGACCTGGGCCTGTATGACGATCACTATTACATGTCATACGCCAACGGGGACAAGGTGATGAACATCGCCAAGGCCTTCCTCGTCCGGCCAATTGGTGGGGCCCTCTCCGAAGCAGCGAAGAATGAAACCGTGCAACTGAAATACTTCAAATTTAGCCAGTTGCCGCCCATTATCTTCAAGCAAAACGAAGATATGATTATGGACGTTAAGGAAATGCTGGCAAACGGCGAATTAAAGTAA
- a CDS encoding biotin--[acetyl-CoA-carboxylase] ligase, which yields MTQSTKQRVLDQLLANEDKWLSGDTLATTLGVTRETVWKAINSLRKTGHEIESRKGQGYRHTGRAPLDVDAVRYYGQLTIPLVVSQSVTSTQSLAKEYLSAHHQPAYAAFVANEQTQGYGRRGRDFYSPADSGLYLSLILPNTHVDLSKVGLLTTGVADAVANVLEHFFPEDRFMLKWVNDVWLNGRKVAGIITEAALELESASSSAFIVGVGLNLSTADFPAAINTKAGAITSATIDRNELAAALINAIIACHQTYTTGDFLADYRQRSALMGRQVTLNLGKTAVSGQVSGISDDGGIIITTADGTTHTYTSGEVVKVQY from the coding sequence ATGACACAATCGACTAAGCAACGCGTATTAGATCAATTGCTCGCAAATGAAGACAAGTGGCTCTCAGGCGACACCCTCGCCACAACGCTGGGTGTCACCCGCGAAACAGTATGGAAGGCGATTAACAGTCTCCGCAAAACTGGCCACGAGATTGAAAGTCGCAAGGGCCAGGGCTACCGCCACACCGGGCGAGCGCCCCTCGATGTCGACGCGGTCCGCTACTACGGCCAGTTAACCATTCCGCTAGTCGTCAGCCAGTCCGTGACGTCCACCCAGTCCCTCGCCAAGGAATACCTGTCTGCCCACCACCAACCCGCATACGCGGCCTTCGTGGCCAACGAGCAGACCCAGGGATACGGGCGGCGTGGGCGTGACTTTTACTCGCCTGCTGATTCGGGGCTGTACCTGAGTCTCATCTTGCCGAACACGCATGTCGATCTCAGCAAGGTCGGCCTCCTGACCACAGGTGTTGCGGATGCGGTCGCCAACGTACTGGAGCACTTCTTTCCCGAGGATCGCTTTATGCTCAAATGGGTCAATGACGTGTGGCTAAACGGCCGCAAAGTCGCTGGCATCATCACCGAGGCCGCCTTGGAACTCGAATCTGCCTCGAGTTCCGCGTTTATCGTCGGTGTCGGCCTGAACCTCAGCACGGCTGACTTCCCGGCGGCCATCAACACCAAGGCTGGTGCCATCACGTCGGCGACGATTGACCGCAACGAATTGGCGGCCGCGCTAATCAACGCCATCATCGCGTGCCACCAAACCTACACGACGGGCGACTTTCTTGCCGATTACAGGCAGCGCTCAGCGTTAATGGGCAGACAGGTCACCCTCAATCTGGGGAAAACCGCCGTGAGCGGCCAAGTCAGTGGCATTAGCGACGATGGTGGCATCATCATCACCACCGCTGATGGGACAACGCATACCTACACGAGTGGTGAAGTCGTCAAGGTGCAATACTGA
- a CDS encoding biotin transporter BioY — translation MSHSKLTHYLTQTALMIALLIVLGFLPGIPLGVIPVPIVLQNMGIMIAAALLGPRYGTAAIALFLFLAFLGLPFLSGGRGGAAIFVGPTAGYMFGWLLVPVVYWALMKLAGNHATNGWLEFAIMIVAGVLLVDGIGSVWLSMQSPMPLAGSLTSNLVFIPGDILKAALTIIIVRVLRKRIAFAGNGQ, via the coding sequence ATGTCACATTCTAAACTCACGCACTACTTGACCCAAACGGCACTCATGATTGCCCTACTCATCGTCCTGGGCTTTTTACCTGGTATACCGCTCGGGGTCATCCCCGTGCCTATCGTCCTGCAGAATATGGGCATTATGATAGCCGCCGCGCTGCTCGGACCACGCTATGGCACCGCGGCCATCGCGCTGTTCCTCTTTCTTGCTTTCCTCGGCCTGCCCTTCCTCTCTGGCGGGCGCGGTGGCGCCGCCATTTTCGTTGGGCCAACCGCCGGCTACATGTTCGGCTGGCTACTCGTCCCTGTTGTTTACTGGGCACTCATGAAACTCGCCGGCAACCATGCCACTAACGGCTGGCTGGAATTTGCCATCATGATTGTCGCCGGCGTGCTCCTCGTCGATGGGATCGGCTCCGTGTGGCTCAGCATGCAGTCGCCCATGCCACTCGCGGGTTCCCTTACGTCCAACTTGGTGTTCATCCCCGGTGATATACTAAAAGCAGCATTAACCATTATCATCGTCCGGGTATTGCGCAAGCGCATTGCGTTCGCTGGCAACGGCCAGTAA
- a CDS encoding SPFH domain-containing protein has product MEILSSFVWLIVAIIVIIVLFIILSRCLAIIHTGEVGIVERLGKYTQTLQPGLHVVAPFIYRITQVVNMKQIPLKVEEQEVITKDNVVVRISETIKYHITDVHAYVYENKDSVLSMIQDTRANLRGIIGNMDLNDVLNGTEAINSTLFTQIAETTAGYGLNVDRVNIDSIQVDQTIQESMNKLLRASREKEANIMEAEGHKQAAIAKAEGEKQATILEAEANKQTQILEAQGRAESQRLVAESIKDQIKSINTGLVDNGDLYLQYRNVEALSDLAKGDSNTVILPSSAVDSLGSIPAVGALLKKGADTKKTTDK; this is encoded by the coding sequence ATGGAAATACTATCTTCATTTGTATGGCTGATTGTCGCCATCATTGTCATCATCGTTTTGTTTATCATCTTGAGTCGCTGCCTAGCGATCATCCACACGGGTGAGGTTGGCATCGTGGAACGCTTAGGTAAGTACACTCAGACCCTCCAGCCAGGGCTGCACGTGGTGGCACCCTTCATTTACCGCATTACGCAAGTGGTGAACATGAAACAGATTCCACTCAAGGTTGAAGAACAAGAAGTCATCACCAAGGATAACGTTGTGGTGCGGATCTCTGAAACCATTAAGTACCACATCACCGATGTCCACGCCTACGTATACGAAAACAAGGACTCCGTGCTTTCCATGATTCAGGATACGCGTGCCAACCTGCGTGGGATTATCGGGAATATGGATTTGAACGATGTCCTCAACGGGACTGAAGCCATCAACTCCACCCTGTTCACCCAGATTGCCGAGACGACCGCTGGTTACGGGCTCAACGTCGACCGGGTTAACATCGACTCCATCCAGGTTGATCAGACGATTCAGGAATCCATGAACAAACTGCTCCGCGCAAGTCGTGAGAAGGAAGCAAACATCATGGAAGCCGAGGGTCACAAGCAGGCGGCCATCGCCAAAGCTGAAGGTGAAAAACAGGCCACCATTCTTGAAGCCGAAGCCAACAAGCAGACCCAGATTCTGGAAGCTCAGGGTCGTGCCGAAAGTCAGCGCTTGGTTGCGGAATCCATCAAGGACCAGATCAAGAGCATTAACACCGGATTGGTTGATAACGGTGACCTTTACCTGCAATACCGGAACGTTGAGGCCTTGTCTGACCTGGCTAAGGGCGACAGTAACACCGTCATCCTGCCAAGCTCAGCCGTTGATTCACTCGGTTCCATCCCCGCTGTCGGCGCACTCCTGAAAAAGGGCGCGGACACGAAGAAAACAACTGATAAATAG
- a CDS encoding metallophosphoesterase gives MTVIAVSDIHGSMTVMKHVREMQAKHPDAFTIYLGDYFDGHEHSAQVMRMIMKQVADKKAIAVLGNHDAMFQEYMKDNANQALWFMNGGDATVQHMIKFATGKEIDPASDEARHDMFDNFNDIFEFVSKLPTIAVYGRMLYIHAGLDLGTANPISDTKVIDRLWIREDYIYRTDRSEAIFAHNPLDYTIVTGHTPTGLIAGRFDNSPVDVKEKFPHCPILKIQYEGEEPRYFIDGGVHSALPENQGNIAVFDEETGELVDSLQTRP, from the coding sequence ATGACAGTGATTGCCGTTTCTGATATTCACGGCAGCATGACCGTAATGAAACACGTACGGGAAATGCAAGCCAAACACCCTGATGCGTTCACGATTTATCTAGGTGATTATTTCGATGGTCACGAACACAGTGCCCAAGTGATGCGCATGATTATGAAACAAGTCGCAGACAAGAAGGCGATCGCGGTACTCGGGAATCACGACGCCATGTTCCAAGAATACATGAAGGACAACGCGAACCAGGCGCTGTGGTTTATGAACGGTGGGGATGCCACCGTGCAGCACATGATCAAGTTTGCGACGGGTAAGGAAATAGATCCGGCCAGTGATGAGGCGCGGCACGACATGTTCGATAATTTCAATGATATTTTCGAGTTTGTCAGCAAGTTGCCAACCATCGCGGTGTACGGGCGGATGCTATACATCCACGCAGGCCTTGATTTGGGAACCGCCAACCCGATTTCGGACACAAAGGTCATTGACCGCCTGTGGATTCGTGAGGATTACATTTACCGCACGGACCGTTCCGAGGCAATTTTTGCCCACAACCCACTGGATTACACCATCGTGACGGGGCATACGCCAACGGGATTGATTGCGGGTCGTTTCGACAACAGCCCCGTGGATGTAAAGGAAAAGTTCCCACACTGCCCGATTCTCAAGATTCAGTATGAGGGTGAAGAACCGCGCTACTTTATTGATGGCGGCGTGCACTCCGCACTACCAGAGAACCAGGGCAACATCGCCGTCTTTGATGAAGAGACTGGTGAACTCGTGGACAGCCTGCAGACACGGCCTTAA
- a CDS encoding DEAD/DEAH box helicase: protein MTIAEPFKELWAEAGFTEETAIQKAVSQPLRTDENIVGLAPTGSGKTLAFGLPILEKLVPDDGLQALIMAPSQELAIQTRDVLQPYAKAAGLTMIGLTGGANVARQKEQLKKHPEIIVATAGRLLELVNGHRVSLSRLVTMVIDEADELLREPGLSQVREIAEAAPADVQLAFFSATSSPILRELPKWFGQEVETIDVRAIDKTRGPVNHYFMQGGREREVEWLGKLARMDNFSALVFFNKNSSLGRVAGILRHQKVRFATLESKDRSVSRKQSLALLRKGKIDLLLVTDLAGRGLDIPKLPAVINFEVPRNSTVYIHRAGRTGRMGNAGTVITMGDDHDLRDLRRIASDYDVQRVYLVDGKLTTDKPEHEDEPERPAKRVAKPVAATRPQPKQETRETDKPARKPHHKNRARNRKSKGKPQHK, encoded by the coding sequence TTGACAATCGCAGAACCATTTAAAGAATTATGGGCAGAAGCAGGCTTTACCGAAGAGACGGCCATTCAAAAGGCAGTCTCGCAGCCTTTGCGTACCGATGAAAATATCGTTGGCCTCGCGCCAACCGGCTCCGGTAAGACCCTGGCCTTTGGGCTGCCCATTCTTGAAAAGCTGGTCCCAGACGATGGCCTCCAAGCGTTGATTATGGCGCCTTCACAGGAGCTGGCTATCCAAACGCGGGATGTGCTGCAGCCATATGCGAAGGCGGCGGGACTCACGATGATCGGTCTGACCGGGGGCGCCAACGTTGCCCGGCAGAAGGAACAACTGAAGAAGCACCCCGAAATCATCGTTGCGACGGCCGGTCGCTTGCTGGAGCTGGTCAACGGGCATCGTGTCAGTTTGTCTCGTTTGGTCACGATGGTCATTGATGAAGCGGATGAGTTGCTGCGTGAACCTGGGTTGAGCCAGGTACGTGAAATTGCCGAGGCGGCACCCGCTGACGTCCAGTTGGCCTTCTTCTCCGCCACTAGCAGTCCCATCTTGCGCGAACTCCCCAAGTGGTTCGGCCAGGAAGTGGAAACCATCGACGTGCGGGCCATCGACAAGACGCGCGGCCCCGTGAACCACTACTTTATGCAGGGCGGCCGTGAACGTGAAGTCGAATGGCTCGGCAAACTGGCGCGGATGGACAACTTCAGCGCGCTGGTCTTCTTCAACAAGAACAGCAGTCTCGGCCGCGTTGCCGGGATTTTGCGACACCAGAAAGTGCGCTTTGCGACCCTCGAGAGCAAGGACCGTTCTGTTTCACGCAAGCAGTCATTGGCACTGCTGCGCAAGGGCAAGATTGACTTGCTGCTTGTCACCGACTTGGCAGGTCGTGGCCTGGACATTCCGAAGCTGCCAGCTGTCATTAACTTCGAAGTGCCTCGCAACAGCACCGTGTACATTCACCGTGCTGGGCGGACCGGCCGGATGGGCAATGCCGGCACCGTCATTACCATGGGGGATGATCATGACTTGCGTGATTTGCGCCGCATTGCCAGCGATTATGACGTGCAACGTGTCTACTTGGTCGATGGCAAGCTGACCACGGACAAGCCTGAACATGAGGATGAGCCCGAGCGTCCGGCAAAGCGGGTGGCAAAACCCGTCGCAGCGACGCGCCCTCAACCTAAACAAGAAACACGCGAGACTGATAAGCCAGCCCGCAAGCCGCACCACAAGAACCGTGCACGGAACCGTAAATCTAAGGGTAAGCCACAACACAAGTAA